The sequence below is a genomic window from Oncorhynchus nerka isolate Pitt River linkage group LG7, Oner_Uvic_2.0, whole genome shotgun sequence.
TCGTCATACCTTTCCTGATGGATCTCACCTTACTTAAGGTCTCTGTATCGACTCGCTCTCACCTTCTCTAATTTGCGTCTCTCACCTTCTCTAATTTGCGTCTCTCACCTTCTCTAATTTGCGTCTCTCACCTTCTCTAATTTGCGTCTCTCACCTTCTCTAATTTGCGTCTCTCACCTTCTCTAATTTGCGTCTCTCACCTTCTCTAATTTGCGTCTTTCACCTTCTCTAATTCGCGTCTCTCACCTTCTCTAATTCGCGTCTCTCACCTTCTCTAATTCGCGTCTCTCACCTTCTCTAATTCGCGTCTCTCACCTTCTCTAATTCATGTTCCTCATTGTTCTCTGTCAGACTTGGAGGACTGTGAGTCTTACCTGTTGGAACTCAACCTGCTGCTGAAGAGTATGGAGGTTCTCCACCGCACTTCCTCTGCCCCCGCCATCAGCCTCATGGTAACACAACCTTTGCCCTTTAACCTTGACCCTAACCATGacccagtacacatactgtactcaGCCCCTTTAACCTTCACTACACTTACTCAGACCCTGCTATGAGTACAGTAGGTATGCACAcctctcctaacccctagactttaaccctaacctctcCACTTCCACTGGGACACCAGGCTTCAACATATGACATTCCCAAGAAGGAGAAGAGGGGTCCCAGGAAGTGGCGTTCAAAAAATTACACCAAAGATGCCCCAGCCACGCTACAGGTACACGCTACTacccctgtctatctctctgtcccaacTTTTACCTGTGCTAAATCCTACAGCCACTTGTTAGTGTTGCATTGACTAAAGACTACTAGAAGAATAGTTCTGTGTGACACCTAATACATCCCCCACCTGTAGTTGTCTTTAACCCTGAGATCTCTCCTTCCACCAGGTTCCTGGCTGTGGCTCACCAcctgcctctcctcatctccatACCTCCCACCCAAACCTCTCTACTGctgaagccaacacctccttccTGGAAACCCCAGACTCACCTACTGATGCCAACCGCCTCCAGGAAGACTTCTGCAGGCTGGCTAACAACAGTGAGTCCCTGGTGTCAGATCGGCCCACTGGGTCATGTATAGGTATTTTACTGGCTGGGTAACAACAGTGAGTCCCTGGTGTCAGATCGGCCCACTGGGTCATGTATAGGTATTTTACTGACTGGGTAACAACAGTGAGTCCCTGGTGTCAGATCGGCCCACTGGGTCATGTATAGGTATTTTACTGACTGGGTAACAACAGTGAGTCCCTGGTGTCAGATCGGCCCACTGGGTCATGTATAGGTATTTTACTGGCTGGGTAACAACAGTGAGTCCCTGGTGTCAGATCGGCCCACTGGGTCATGTATAGGTATTTTACTGGCTGGGTAACAACAGTGAGTCCCTGGTGTCAGATCGGCCCACTGGGTCACGTATAGGTATTTTACTGGCTGGCTAACAGTGAGTCCCTGGTGTCAGATCGGCCCACTGGGTCATGTATAGGTATTTTACTGACTGGGTAACAACAGTGAGTCCCTGGTGTCAGATCGGCCCACTGGGTCACGTATAGGTATTTTACAGGCTGGCTAACAACAGTGAGTCCCTGGTGTCAGAACGGCCCACTGGGTCACGTATAGGTATTTTACTGGCTGGGTAACAACAGTGAGTCCCTGGTGTCAGATCGGCCCACTGGGTCATGTATAGGTATTTTACTGGCTGGGTAACAACAGTGAGTCCCTGGTGTCAGATCGGCCCACTGGGTCATGTATAGGTATTTTACTGGCTGGGTAACAACAGTGAGTCCCTGGTGTCAGATCGGCCCACTGGGTCACGTATAGGTATTTTACTGGCTGGCTAACAGTGAGTCCCTGGTGTCAGATCGGCCCACTGGGTCATGTATAGGTATTTTACTGACTGGGTAACAACAGTGAGTCCCTGGTGTCAGATCGGCCCACTGGGTCACGTATAGGTATTTTACTGGCTGGCTAACAGTGAGTCCCTGGTGTCAGATCGGCCCACTGGGTCACGTATAGGTATTTTACTGGCTGGCTAACAGTGAGTCCCTGGTGTCAGATCGGCCCACTGGGTCACGTATAGGTATTTTACAGGCTGGCTAACAACAGTGAGTCCCTGGTGTCAGAACGGCCCACTGGGTCACGTATAGGTATTTTACTGGCTGGGTAACAACAGTGAGTCCCTGGTGTCAGATCGGCCCACTGGGTCATGTATAGGTATTTTACTGGCTGGGTAACAACAGTGAGTCCCTGGTGTCAGATCGGCCCACTGGGTCACGTATAGGTATTTTACTGGCTGGCTAACAGTGAGTCCCTGGTGTCAGATCGGCCCACTGGGTCATGTATAGGTATTTTACTGACTGGGTATGATGTTTAAAACACACTTTTtttctcgctctgtgtgtgtctcccgcgctctgtgtgtctctagtTCACTCCACTCTGCGGTCAGCCTATAGTTCTCTATcagcggagagagacagagtgagacacactATTGACCTGAAGGCCCCCCCTCCAGCGCAGGTCATGGGCCTCAAGACCGGCTATGGCTCGGTGAGTtgggtgtgtttgagagagagcgagtgtgtggTGCATGTGATGTGTTCCACAATACTGCACATGTCAACTTGATTTCAGGAGATTGTTTATATACCAAACATGACATGGGGACTGATCTGAACCTCTGCTGCCAATCAACCTCTTCTACCAATCAGGGTCTCCCAGATGGATCCCGCCAACTTGTCCACCAGGCATCCAATGAATCCATGTCGGAGTTCTTTGATGCTCAGGAGTACCAGCTGACCTCCAGCTCCTCTGAGAATGAGGTAAGCCTTAAAATCAGATTACCCAACACTAACCATTAGGGAGATAAACCATGATCTGAACAGTCATTCATATATATCTCTCTTAGAATCAGATTACCCAACACTAACCATTAGGGAGATAAACCATGATCTGAACAGTCATTCATATATATCTCTCTTAGAATCAGATTACCCAACACTAACCATTAGGGAGATAAACAATGATCTGAACAGTCATTCATATATATCTCTTATAATCAGATTACCCAACACCCTAACCATTAGGGAGATAAACCATGATCTGAACAGTCATTCATATATATCTCAGAATCAGATTACCCAACACTAACCATTAGGGAGATAAACAATGATCTGAACAGTCATTCATATATATCTCAGAATCAGATTACCCAACACCCTAACCATTAGGGAGATAAACAATGATCTGAACAGTCATTCATATATATCTCAGAATCAGATTACCCAACACCCTAACCATTAGGGAGATAAACAATGATCTGAACAGTCATTCATATATATCTCAGAATCAGATTACCCAACACTAACCATTAGGGAGATAAACCATGATCTGAACAGTCATTCATATATATTTCTCTATTTGTCTCCAGGCTTCTGATGATGACTCGTATATCAGTGATGTCAGTGACAGTGTTTCCATGGACACCGGCTACAGCAACGAGGGAGGAAGCGAGAGACATGACTCTGGTATGCCGTGCGGGTGCATGGGCCAGCATATGAGTATTTCTATGACAAGCATATAATTTGTATGAGTGAGCAAATGTTTGCTACCTCCATTTTAAGTACCCCCCCCCCTCAGCAGGCTCAGGAGGAAGTGGTGTTCAGGTGGCCCGCAGACGGactgccctcccctcccctcagcccagcagcagcagtgtcaGTCTATGGAACATCCTCAAGAACAACATAGGGAAGGACCTGTCCAAGGTAGCCATGCCTGTTCATCTCAACGAGCCTCTCAACACACTGCAGAGGCTGTGTGAGGAGGTGGAGTACTCTGAACTGCTGGATACAGCGAACCACACACAGGACCCGTACCAGAGAATGGTGAGGGTATAGgatgcaggtacacacacacacacgcaggaccCGTACCAGAGAATGGTGAGGGTATAGgatgcaggtacacacacacacacaggacccgtACCAGAGAATGGTGAGGGTATAGgatgcaggtacacacacacacacacacacacacaggacccgtACCAGAGAATGGTGAGGGTATAGgatgcaggtacacacacacacacacacacaggacccgtACCAGAGAATGGTGAGGGTATAGgatgcaggtacacacacacacacacacacacacaggacccgtACCAGAGAATGGTGAGGGTATAGgatgcaggtacacacacacaggatccgTACCAGAGAATGGTGAGGGTATAGgatgcaggtacacacacacacaggacccgtACCAGAGAATGGTGAGGGTATAGgatgcaggtacacacacacaggatccgTACCAGAGAATGGTGAGGGTATAggatgcaggcacacacacacacacacacacacacacacacacacacacacacacaggacccgtACCAGAGAATGGTGAGGGTATAGgatgcaggtacacacacaggacCCGTACCAGAGAATGGTGAGGGTATAGgatgcaggtacacacacaggacCCGTACCAGAGAATGGTGAGGGTATAGgatgcaggtacacacacacacacgatgcctAGCAACGCATGGTGAGAGAATTTGGACATACTCACACCATGATTCTTATGATGCATTGGGggaacccacacacacaacctctaCCTACACATGGTAAGTaacacagtctctgtctgtctctgtgtgtgtgtgtcctgtgctgCAGGTGTATGTGGCAACATTTGCAGTGTCTGCATATGCCTCCAGTTACCACCGGGCAGGAAGTAAACCCTTTAACCCCGTCCTGGGAGAGACCTACGAGTGTGACAGACCTGACAAGGGCTTCAGGTTCATAGCAGAACAGGTAAACAGGAACTAAACTTGTTCCTGTAGGTTATCATCACTCACATAAAATAAACCAAGAATCACTGGGCTGATTCATTTAGTGCATTCCAAATTACCCCCTATTCCCATTTAGTGCACTAAATTTAACCAGCGCCTATAGTGCTCTGGtcataactagtgcactatatagggatgcCATTTGAAACAGAACCGTTGCATAGGATGACTGAAGACTCATAACATTGTCGGTCACCAGTTGAACCCCCTGTCTGTCTTAGGTGAGCCATCACCCACCTGTGTCAGCGTGTCACTGTGACTCTCACAACTTCACTTTCTGGCAAGGTGAGCTTCTATGTTTTCAGTAAACATATCACCACCGTTTCCTTCTATTTGTGATTGTTAATGTGAGGGTTATCTGCTCCACTCACCTGCTacccctgtctatctctctgtcccatcTCTCTCAGATGTCCAGTGGAAGAATAAGTTCTGGGGGAAATCCATGGAGATTGTTCCCATGGGAATCACTCATGTGACCCTGCCAGGGTGAGTCTCTTTGATTTGATAGAATGTGTGTGAACGTCAGAGCTGCTTTTCATATGAAATAGAGGTGTGTGTGACAGTTGTTTGTCATCCTCAGGTTTGGGGACCACTATGAGTGGAACAAGGTCACGTCCTGCATCCACAACATTCTGAGTGGCCAGCGCTGGATAGAACACTACGGAGAGATGTCAATCAAAAACACCAGCAGTGACGCCTGCCAGTGTACAGTGACCTTCGTCAAGGTGAGGAGATGGACTATACCATCCCAGTTACACGAAGGGtgtgtcccaaaaggcaccctatgtCTTATACAGAGCACTACTACCCATAGGGACTctgaccaaaagtagtgcactatatagggaatagggtgttatttaaAACAATTCAATGTAAATTGGCCAACACGTATGAAACCCTGGGCCAGCGTTTCCTAAACTCAGTCCTGGGACCAACGGGTGCaccttggtttttgccctagcactacacaactGCTTCAAGTGatcagctcatcatcaagctttgatcatttgaatcggCTGTGTAGATTTAGGGCAAAAACCCAAACACACCCCTTagggtccccaggaccgagttggGGAAACACTTGCACTGGGTTTCCGAGGGTATTATCAGGTGTAACAGCGCCATCTGTTGGGGAACAGGAGGAATAACATCCTGGTGACCATTATCCTGGAAACTTTAAAAGTAACTAATGAGTGGTGGATGGATTCATGTATTATTTAGAATTCATCACATGATTGACAGCATTTTATTGGTTTCCGATTTGTAACATcacatttgtatttgttttttgtcattagtttaattagtttattaTTCATGTTTTGCATATTTAATCCACAGGCAAAATCGTGGAGCTCAACGGTGAACAAGATAGAGGGAGTGGTTACAGACAGTGGGGGGCGTGTCATCCACTCATTCTTTGGCAAATGGCATGAAGGCGTGTACCAaggagacacaccctctgccaTCTGCATCTGGAGAGCAAGTGAGTGACTGGCTCTTTGGGCTGTCTGTCACAACTCACACACCCACATTCAAAAACAGTGGCATTCCACGTAAATATTATAGCTTATGATCTTTACCTTGAAAATAGTTTAAAATAGTAATTTTGTCATGTGTTTGTGTAGACCCCATGCCTGTGGACCAGGACCAGTACTATGGCTTCACTCAGTTTGGTGTGGAGCTGAATGAGCTTGATGCCACCCTGAAGCCCTTCCTACCCCCCACAGACACACGCTTCCGTCTCGACCAGAGGTAGGACACACCCCGggattctctcttcctctcgccgtcttcttcctcctctcctctctgtcttcttcctAGCTCGTCCTAATCCAGTATTCCTTCTTTCTCATACTTCCCTGTGTTATATCACCCTTCTCATACGATCCTTTTCACtcgagtgtctctctctctgtgtcaggtgTTTGGAAGAAGGGAACATTGAGGGGGCTGAGGAGCAGAAGCAGAGGATAGAGCTGCtccagagagaaaggagaaaagtCTTGGAGGAGAACAACATGACGCACAAACCACGCTTCTTCAagtacgcctgtgtgtgtgtgtgtgtgtgtgtgtgtgtgtctttgtctgatTCCAGCAGACAAGGGAGTTCATTGTTTACACGTTTAGCCACGAAGACAGAACAAGGCTAATTCTTAACTGCGCAGTATCCTTtacaacagtggttcccaacatgTTTCTCTTATCCCTGAAGTACACCATCACGTGCATTCTACCAGTAAGCCtgtggtctcatgagtcttctcacgTACCCcgtgtggataggccaagtacccctggTTGGAAACCACTGCTCTACAATATAGAAAAGGTCTGACGGAATGGCACCTCTGTCTATATAACTTACCACATGGTCACAGGTCTGTCATGTGAATAACAATCCATTAGCCTCTGGGCTCCATTTAACAAACCTAATGCAATGGTAAATCTAATTGGCttacaaaaacaaaataacatgatgtagaccTACCTTTGCTAAATACGTTAACTTGAACCCATTTGAAGTCCACGTTGTTCTAAGTCACTGCATGGCCTCAATAGCATTCACCCTGACATAGCGGCTAGGTCTACTGTAAATGACATATATGAGCATGACAATAAGCAAGATTAAATTCATTATTTACGAGGCCTAAAAAGAGAAGGAATAATTTGAATCAAATTCTAAACACAGCctatttaaaacaagttgttATGTTCCACTTACAGGCACCATAATTTCTCCCGTGGGCATAGAATATATAAACAACGCAGACTATGGAGCATTTTACGCACATCCTAAAACGGGACCTGCATGActaaaataatgtgggcctgcctacAATGCATATATAGAAAGGGAATGTCAGATCACTGTTCTACTCCTCTCAAACATTATATTTGAATAAAGCTTTGGTGATGAAGATGGATTTCCCAGGGGTCTCAGGGGCCAAACTCTTAGTCAACAGTCTTGTCTACTTCACAGTTGTGTTGGGATGGACAAAAAAAAGCCTTCATTGAGAGGAGGCTTTGTTTTTAACAAAATGGAATGGTGGGGGGAAACAGTTTTTTATGGTTCTAATTACAAGTATAAAGGCACCAAAATCACATTAGACTACACTTGTTGAAATGGGCAGTGTGTGTCACAGCTGGATATGCTGTATCATAACCAACTGTGTTACCATTAAAACCAGCTTTTGGTTGGTCTTAAGTATCCTATCAGCACTGCTTGAAAATAGAAACTTGGATcatgtttttaaggacacacctcaaaTATTTCCACCCCTCTGAGCACAAGCGTGCTGATGTTAGACAGGTAAACTTTGCGTTAAGGGCTGGGAAATGCCGACACGACAGTTTAAATAACGAAATTGCAAACCCAACGTGTTTGACACTAGCACCGCCTTAATTCCAGCGGAACATGGTTCTCCTCAGTGTCTGACTGGTCAAAACAACACCATTAAGTTGTTCTGTGTTGTCATGAGATCTCACTGTTCTACATGAAGGTGTACTGAGGGATAGGGTTGTACACTTACAGCCAGGTTATGCAGTATGTTTGGAATATGTGTTAAGTTGTACATATATGTGACTGCTGTTTTTGTTTATTTAACAGGAAATCAAAGGATGACACGTGGCTGAGCTCTAATACATACTGGGAGCAGCGGAAGGACCCTGGGTTCAGCTCTAGAGAGGACTTCCCTGTGCTGTGGTGACCCTGTAACCCCACAGGAGTACAGATCTAGGGTCACATTATCCTTGCCCACAACAGACACAGGATTTTCCAAAAAGGGGATCTCCACCTCCACACCAAAATTGCCGTCTGCATCACCACACTTCTTTACAGCTGTGAAGCCTGGGTCACTTAGTCGCCACAACAAGCAACTCAAGCGATTCCACAGAAGATGCCTGCAGCGCATCCAGGGAATCACCTGGTGCAACCGTGTCCTGTACAGAAATACTTGTTAAGACCCACTGTGAGAGTATGGAGGCCACGGTCGCCCAACACCAACTGAGCTGGCTTGGGCATATCATTAGAATATCTTGGGAGTGCTTGCCGTGGAAGATCCTGTATGGCCAGCTATATCTTGGGAGTGCTTGCCGTGGAAGATCCTGTATGGCCAGCTATATCTTGGGAGTGCTTGCCGTGGAAGATCGTGTATGGCCAGCTATATCTTGGGAGTGCTTGCCGTGGAAGATCCTGTATGGCCAGCTATATCTTGGGAGTGCTTGCCGTGGAAGATCCCGTATGGCCAGCTATATCTTGGGAGTGCTAGCCGTGGAAGATCCCGTATGGCCAGCTATATCTTGGGAGTGCTAGCCGTGGAAGATCCCGTATGGCCAGCTATATCTTGGGAGTGCTAGCCGTGGAAGATCCCGTATGGCCAGCTATATCTTGGGAGTGCTAGCCGTGGAAGATCCCGTATGGCCAGCTATATCTTGGGAGTGCTAGCCGTGGAAGATCCCGTATGGCCAGCTATATCTTGGGAGTGCTAGCCGTGGAAGATCCCGTATGGCCAGCTATATCTTGGGAGTGCTAGCCGTGGAAGATCCCGTATGGCCAGCTATATCTTGGGAGTGCTTGCCGTGGAAGATCCCGTATGGCCAGCTATATCTTGGGAGTGCTAGCCGTGGAAGATCCCGTATGGCCAGCTATATCTTGGGAGTGCTAGCCGTGGAAGATCCTGTATGGCCAGCTATATCTTGGGAGTGCTAGCCGTGGAAGATCCTGTATGGCCAGCTATATCTTGGCCGGTGGTCTGTAGGGGGGCAGTTAAAAAACGTGGCTGAAGAAGAGCAACATCAAAcccacagacagagaggatgcTGCTGCCGACCGTTCCACCTGGAGGCAGCTCCGGAGGTTgtacagaggaggggaggagctCCGGAGGTTgtacagaggaggggaggagctCCGGAGGTTgtacagaggaggggaggagctCCAGAGAGACAGAACCATGCCTGCCCCCGCCAACACAGACCTATGCCCCACATGCAATAAGATTTGGATCTCCGATTGGACTCTACACTCACTAAAGAATTCACCGTTAACTCAGAGGTTGAAGTCCTCATCGGATACGATGGACTACCATAAGCAAGCCCACAACAAACCTTAACcaatacaggggaaactcacaactgaccttagatcagcacTCGGAGACGTCACTAGAGTCAAAGCTCTGACCCGGTGACTGGGGACTGCTGAGTGTCAGTGTGACCAAGACCAAAAATGAGCTTCCTGTGTCTGTAGGTGGAGCTAAAATAGGTCTCGATCTCTTCAACCTAATACAAAGTTTTCACTTGATTCTTTGTTTAAAAGAAAAGAAAGCATATTTAATTAAATGTTTTTGTCATGACTTTAGTCTTTCCAGGGACAGGGTTCTCTTCTTTCAATTTGATCATTTTCTCTATGTATGTTTTATACTGTCACTGTAGTTCGGATGCAGTCCAGCCACCAAAGTGCCTTTTTAATATGGAATGCTGTTCTACTCACAATAATCTGCTGTAGATGATTATGCAAATCCTCACTCACTATTGGTGAGTTGGTGCTTCTGCGCACTTATGTCATTCTTAATGTGGTCTATATAGAAGATCACTGGTGGGGTGTTGAGGTGTGCATCTCAAATGGAaacctattgtctatatagtgctatttatggaatagggtgcacttGATATGGAGTAGGGTGTCATGTGGGATACAGTCAAGGGTTGTAAACTAGGGGGATTTAACTTGTTCTTAATGTCAAGCACTCTACTGTAAGAGTATGATTATGTCCAATCACAATCCAGATTGTTTTAATACTCCTCAACCATTGGCTGACAGTATGTATGAGAAGGCCTTCTGGAACTTCATAACACTGCGTGTTAAAGCCTGTATGTTGCCCGTTTATGATCAGTCATTACTGTAAAATAAGACGTATACTGTATATCAGTAAAGAATAGGGCCGTACTATCTATGAAGATGAATAATAAACAGTGAGACTGTTAtactatatgtatgtgtgtgtgttttggattgcagaggctggtgggaggagctaaagGAACTGAGTCAAACCTCTTTTCCATATGTTTGTATTTGAGACCGTTCTATTgattccatttcagccattacaatgatcctcctacagctcctcccaccagccgccTCTGATTGGGTGTTCTAGGGGGGGGCGAGGCGACCAAAAGGTTTGGGTGCATTCCAGCAGCTCATCTTTGATGGTCACCGCCTTCCAAAGTGTGTTCCATTATAGGGCTAAACCATGTGATCAAAAGTCATGAAGTTTTGACTTCAGTTGACTGCAAGTTTCTGCAGTTGCTCTTCAAGTTAATCAGCCAGCACCTGCATTGTGGGAGTCTGTATTGCCAACCAATCATTAGGGTGTATTTGTTTGACCCACGAGAACGTGACCAAAGACCTGACTGAAACCAGAACTAACTTTGCCTTGATTCAtgtatacagtagatatgtacaAATGTGATATTTGAGGCTCTCACCAGTTGATAGTATAATGTTcgttcttttctttctttttttaaaacatttcaaTTGACAAATTCAAGGTTaactttttttctccattttgccAATATTGCATTGATGCATCCTTGACTAGCCTACTAATAATGAGGGGTCGCGAGTTCTCATGGGAAAATCAGTTTGAATGGTCGTCCAAAACGGAATTCCAAGTCAGGAACTCAAGCTTCTTTCTAGAGGTCTTTCTatgatcactgatgtcatgattttgaccagtttttttttttcaagttcccagttgtcttgaaagcaccatgagGTACACCACATGAGCAAAAGTATGGTGCAGCATgattatcactccagagaatgctttTTTCACTggtccagagtccaatggaggcgAGCTTTACCCCACTTCAGCCAACGCTTTGCATTGCGTGAGGTGATCTTAGacatgtgtgcggctgctcggccatggaaaacaATTTAATGAAGCTCCCAACTAACAGTTACTGTGCTGAAGTTgattccagaagcagtttggaactcaagtgttgcaactgaggacagatgatttttatgtgcttcagcacttggcgggcccgttctctgtgcgtgtgtggccTGCCACttagcggctgagccgttgttgctcctagatgttaccacttcacaataatagcacttacagttgaccagggcagaaatctgacttgttggaaaggtggcatcctaggaCGGTGCCGTattgaaagtcattgagctcttcagtaaggcaattctactgaaaatgtttgtctatggaaattgcatggctgtgctagattttatacacctgttaccaggtgtggctgaaatagctgaatccactcatttgaagtggtttccacatacttttgtgtatatacagtgccttcagaatgtatttagTACCTTCagtaccaagactcttcctagagctggcaaaactgagcaatcgggggagaagggccttggtcagggaggtgaccaagaacctgattgtagctctgccagagtgacaaagttcctctgtggagatgggagaatccaATCAGACTTTTATAGTAAAGTGACCagaccactcctcagtaaaacgcacatgacagcccacttggaccagagaaacaagattctctgttctgatgaaaccaaga
It includes:
- the LOC115120343 gene encoding oxysterol-binding protein-related protein 3-like isoform X2, encoding MTSTSPSHSDSSSGSSKHGSHQDSWEIIEGLKGNPGNIQEPEKQEGFLLKRRKWPMKGWHKRYFLLEKGILKYSKCRADLRKGKLHGCIDVGLSVMSIKKKTKAIDLDANNNIYHLKVKSEKSQEVKSQELFDDWVSKLRCHRVFRQNEIAMYPHERHLFHPSHLSPNLNDSMRRQHSSLAKQASVVQQAKVSAWLHSSEDMDRCCRDLEDCESYLLELNLLLKSMEVLHRTSSAPAISLMASTYDIPKKEKRGPRKWRSKNYTKDAPATLQVPGCGSPPASPHLHTSHPNLSTAEANTSFLETPDSPTDANRLQEDFCRLANNIHSTLRSAYSSLSAERDRVRHTIDLKAPPPAQVMGLKTGYGSGLPDGSRQLVHQASNESMSEFFDAQEYQLTSSSSENEASDDDSYISDVSDSVSMDTGYSNEGGSERHDSGSGGSGVQVARRRTALPSPQPSSSSVSLWNILKNNIGKDLSKVAMPVHLNEPLNTLQRLCEEVEYSELLDTANHTQDPYQRMVYVATFAVSAYASSYHRAGSKPFNPVLGETYECDRPDKGFRFIAEQVSHHPPVSACHCDSHNFTFWQDVQWKNKFWGKSMEIVPMGITHVTLPGFGDHYEWNKVTSCIHNILSGQRWIEHYGEMSIKNTSSDACQCTVTFVKAKSWSSTVNKIEGVVTDSGGRVIHSFFGKWHEGVYQGDTPSAICIWRANPMPVDQDQYYGFTQFGVELNELDATLKPFLPPTDTRFRLDQRCLEEGNIEGAEEQKQRIELLQRERRKVLEENNMTHKPRFFKKSKDDTWLSSNTYWEQRKDPGFSSREDFPVLW
- the LOC115120343 gene encoding oxysterol-binding protein-related protein 3-like isoform X1 — translated: MTSTSPSHSDSSSGSSKHGSHQDSWEIIEGLKGNPGNIQEPEKQEGFLLKRRKWPMKGWHKRYFLLEKGILKYSKCRADLRKGKLHGCIDVGLSVMSIKKKTKAIDLDANNNIYHLKVKSEKSQEVKSQELFDDWVSKLRCHRVFRQNEIAMYPHERHLFHPSHLSPNLNDSMRRQHSSLAKQASVVQQAKVSAWLHSSEDMDRCCRDLEDCESYLLELNLLLKSMEVLHRTSSAPAISLMASTYDIPKKEKRGPRKWRSKNYTKDAPATLQVPGCGSPPASPHLHTSHPNLSTAEANTSFLETPDSPTDANRLQEDFCRLANNIHSTLRSAYSSLSAERDRVRHTIDLKAPPPAQVMGLKTGYGSGLPDGSRQLVHQASNESMSEFFDAQEYQLTSSSSENEASDDDSYISDVSDSVSMDTGYSNEGGSERHDSAGSGGSGVQVARRRTALPSPQPSSSSVSLWNILKNNIGKDLSKVAMPVHLNEPLNTLQRLCEEVEYSELLDTANHTQDPYQRMVYVATFAVSAYASSYHRAGSKPFNPVLGETYECDRPDKGFRFIAEQVSHHPPVSACHCDSHNFTFWQDVQWKNKFWGKSMEIVPMGITHVTLPGFGDHYEWNKVTSCIHNILSGQRWIEHYGEMSIKNTSSDACQCTVTFVKAKSWSSTVNKIEGVVTDSGGRVIHSFFGKWHEGVYQGDTPSAICIWRANPMPVDQDQYYGFTQFGVELNELDATLKPFLPPTDTRFRLDQRCLEEGNIEGAEEQKQRIELLQRERRKVLEENNMTHKPRFFKKSKDDTWLSSNTYWEQRKDPGFSSREDFPVLW
- the LOC115120343 gene encoding oxysterol-binding protein-related protein 3-like isoform X4; amino-acid sequence: MCGEDVRNQGGAWLSLTPELPEGLAHGDRYFLLEKGILKYSKCRADLRKGKLHGCIDVGLSVMSIKKKTKAIDLDANNNIYHLKVKSEKSQEVKSQELFDDWVSKLRCHRVFRQNEIAMYPHERHLFHPSHLSPNLNDSMRRQHSSLAKQASVVQQAKVSAWLHSSEDMDRCCRDLEDCESYLLELNLLLKSMEVLHRTSSAPAISLMASTYDIPKKEKRGPRKWRSKNYTKDAPATLQVPGCGSPPASPHLHTSHPNLSTAEANTSFLETPDSPTDANRLQEDFCRLANNIHSTLRSAYSSLSAERDRVRHTIDLKAPPPAQVMGLKTGYGSGLPDGSRQLVHQASNESMSEFFDAQEYQLTSSSSENEASDDDSYISDVSDSVSMDTGYSNEGGSERHDSAGSGGSGVQVARRRTALPSPQPSSSSVSLWNILKNNIGKDLSKVAMPVHLNEPLNTLQRLCEEVEYSELLDTANHTQDPYQRMVYVATFAVSAYASSYHRAGSKPFNPVLGETYECDRPDKGFRFIAEQVSHHPPVSACHCDSHNFTFWQDVQWKNKFWGKSMEIVPMGITHVTLPGFGDHYEWNKVTSCIHNILSGQRWIEHYGEMSIKNTSSDACQCTVTFVKAKSWSSTVNKIEGVVTDSGGRVIHSFFGKWHEGVYQGDTPSAICIWRANPMPVDQDQYYGFTQFGVELNELDATLKPFLPPTDTRFRLDQRCLEEGNIEGAEEQKQRIELLQRERRKVLEENNMTHKPRFFKKSKDDTWLSSNTYWEQRKDPGFSSREDFPVLW